One segment of Hemicordylus capensis ecotype Gifberg chromosome 8, rHemCap1.1.pri, whole genome shotgun sequence DNA contains the following:
- the TAGLN gene encoding transgelin: MANKGPSFGLSRDIQAKIEKKYDDNLEERLVEWVVTQSGADVGRPERGRLGFQVWLKNGIVLGKLVNSLYPSGSKPVKIPDPPPTMVFKQMEQISQFLKAAEDYGVVKTDIFQTVDLFEAKDMAAVQRTLMALGSLAVTKDDGQYKGDPNWFMKKAQENKRDFSDSQLKEGKNVIGLQMGSNQGASQAGMTGYGRPRQIIS; this comes from the exons ATGGCAAACAAAGGTCCTTCCTTCGGCCTGAGCAGAGACATCCAGGCCAAGATTGAGAAGAAATATGACGACAATCTGGAAGAGCGGCTGGTAGAGTGGGTTGTGACCCAGAGTGGGGCAGATGTGGGGCGCCCTGAACGTGGCAGGCTGGGCTTCCAGGTCTGGCTGAAAAATGGCATT GTTCTGGGCAAGCTGGTGAACAGCCTCTACCCCAGTGGCTCCAAGCCAGTGAAGATCCCAGACCCCCCTCCCACCATGGTCTTCAAGCAGATGGAGCAGATCTCCCAGTTCCTGAAGGCAGCAGAGGACTACGGCGTGGTGAAGACCGACATCTTCCAGACAGTCGACCTGTTTGAAG CGAAAGACATGGCAGCGGTGCAGAGGACGCTCATGGCCCTGGGCAGCCTTGCGGTGACCAAGGACGACGGGCAGTACAAAGGAGACCCCAACTGGTTCATGAA gaAAGCCCAGGAGAACAAGCGGGACTTCTCGGACAGCCAGCTGAAGGAAGGCAAGAACGTGATTGGGCTGCAGATGGGCTCCAACCAGGGTGCCTCGCAGGCGGGCATGACGGGCTACGGCCGGCCCCGGCAGATCATCAGCTAG
- the PCSK7 gene encoding proprotein convertase subtilisin/kexin type 7 isoform X1, with protein sequence MPPWRGQEPSWRAVMEAGLCVHTCLWLLPAWIPLLLLLLPLPSRLAYGAGLPPGVEPCGGAAPCPGQLTWAVHLAVPKSATPSEEQLDRQADQLAQEAGLVNLGRIGELRGHYLFGYRPAGREEPGLAAIQHSAAAVFAQHDSVRWHAQQRLLKRSKRGLHFNDPKFPQQWHLNNDKSPGMDINVTGVWERNVTGRGVTVVVVDDGVEHTIQDIQPNYSPEGSYDLNSNDPDPMPHADEEDGNHHGTRCAGEIAAVSNNSICAVGVAYGSRIAGIRVLDGPLTDSMEAVAFNKHYQINDIYSCSWGPDDDGKTVDGPHQLGKAALQHGVIAGRRGFGSIFVVASGNGGQHSDNCNYDGYANSIYTVTIGAVDEMGSMPFYAEECASMLAVTFSGGDKLMRSIATTDWDLHRATGCTEGHTGTSAAAPLAAGMIALMLQARPCLTWRDVQHIIVFTATKYEDHRASWDTNQAGLSHSHQHGFGLLNAWRLVNAAKVWESVPYLASYVSPTLRESQAIPLEPQQLEVSWNVTEADLGLSGMRTLEHVAVTVTISHPRRGNLEIRLLCPSGMESVIGTARSMDSDPNGFVDWTFSTVRCWGEAAQGTYRLVVRDVGDELLRGGGVLEQWQLTLYGSSWAPAEIQARQRLLEEAMSGRFLDSSFSLPCPPGLQISEQEPYTISTNTLKTLMLLGCFAVFWTIYYMLEVFLTRRHLAFDLAACSGASGCPWSLQGRTAASLEDGTQREEAIPLYGGKDGELEVEPLLPSVGGQEDEEEEQGRLALGRERCLTQGLLSADREPQGC encoded by the exons ATGCCGCCGTGGAGGGGGCAGGAGCCATCATGGAGGGCTGTGATGGAGGCCGGGTTGTGTGTCCACACGTGCCTTTGGCTGCTCCCAGCCTGGatccctttgctgctgctgctgctgccgctgcccagcAGACTTGCCTATGGGGCAGGACTGCCGCCTGGGGTGGAGCCCTGTGGGGGGGCAGCCCCTTGCCCCGGGCAGCTGACGTGGGCCGTGCACCTGGCTGTGCCCAAGAGCGCCACTCCCTCGGAGGAGCAGCTGGACCGGCAAGCAGACCAACTGGCCCAGGAGGCTGGCCTGGTGAACCTGGGCCGGATCGGGGAGCTCCGGGGCCATTACCTCTTTGGCTACCGGCCAGCAGGCCGTGAGGAGCCGGGCCTGGCGGCCATCCAGCACTCGGCCGCGGCCGTCTTTGCCCAGCACGACAGTGTGAGGTGGCACGCCCAGCAGCGGCTGCTGAAGCGCTCCAAGCGCGGCCTGCACTTCAACGACCCCAAGTTCCCGCAGCAGTGGCACCTG AACAACGACAAGAGCCCCGGGATGGACATCAACGTGACGGGCGTGTGGGAGAGAAACGTGACGGGCCGGGGCgtgacggtggtggtggtggacgaTGGCGTGGAGCACACCATCCAAGACATCCAGCCCAACTAC AGCCCTGAAGGCAGCTACGACTTGAACTCCAACGACCCTGACCCCATGCCCCACGCAGACGAGGAAGACGGCAACCACCATGGGACCCGCTGTGCTGGTGAAATCGCGGCCGTTTCCAACAACAGTATCTGTGCCGTTGGAGTTGCCTACGGGAGCCGGATCGCAG GGATCCGTGTGCTGGACGGGCCGCTCACTGACAGCATGGAGGCCGTTGCCTTCAACAAGCACTACCAGATCAATGACATCTACAGCTGCAG CTGGGGTCCAGATGACGATGGCAAAACTGTGGACGGTCCTCATCAGCTTGGCAAG GCCGCCTTGCAGCATGGTGTGATTGCCGGCCGCCGAGGCTTTGGCAGCATCTTTGTGGTGGCCAGTGGCAACGGAGGGCAGCACAGCGACAACTGCAACTATGACGGCTACGCCAACTCCATCTACACAGTCACCATCG GCGCAGTGGACGAGATGGGCTCCATGCCCTTCTATGCGGAGGAGTGCGCCTCCATGCTGGCGGTGACCTTCAGTGGGGGAGACAAGCTGATGAGGAGCATT GCAACCACTGACTGGGATTTGCACAGGGCAACGGGGTGCACAGAAGGCCACACGGGCACCTCGGCCGCGGCCCCCCTGGCAGCCGGCATGATCGCCCTCATGCTGCAGGCCCGCCCCTGCCTCACCTGGCGGGACGTCCAGCACATCATCGTCTTCACGGCCACGAAG TACGAAGACCACCGGGCCAGCTGGGACACCAACCAGGCCGGACTCAGCCACAGCCACCAGCACGGCTTTGGCTTGCTCAACGCCTGGAGGCTGGTCAACGCGGCCAAG GTCTGGGAGTCCGTCCCCTACTTGGCCTCCTACGTCAGCCCCACTTTGAGGGAGAGCCAAGCCATCCCTCTGGAGCCCCAGCAGCTGGAAGTCTCCTGGAATG tcacaGAAGCTGACCTGGGGCTGTCGGGCATGCGCACCCTGGAGCACGTGGCCGTGACAGTCACCATCAGCCACCCTCGACGCGGCAACCTGGAGATCCGCCTCCTCTGCCCCAGCGGCATGGAGTCCGTGATCGGGACCGCGCGCAGCATGGACTC AGATCCCAACGGCTTTGTGGACTGGACCTTCTCCACGGTGCGCTGTTGGGGTGAGGCGGCCCAGGGCACCTACCGCCTCGTGGTCCGTGATGTGG gggaCGAGCTGctgcgaggaggaggagtgctggaGCAGTGGCAGCTGACGCTCTACGGCTCCTCGTGGGCCCCGGCCGAGATCCAGGCGCGGCAGAG gctgctggaggaggccatgAGCGGCCGGTTCTTggacagcagcttctccttgcCTTGCCCGCCCGGCCTGCAGATCTCGGAGCAGGAGCCCTACACCATCAGCACCAACACCCTCAAG ACCCTGATGCTCTTGGGCTGCTTTGCCGTCTTCTGGACCATCTACTACATGCTGGAGGTGTTTCTGACCCGCCGCCACCTGGCCTTTGACCTGGCAGCCTGCAGCGGCGCCAGCGGCTGCCCCTGGTCCTTGCAAGGCAGGACGGCTGCAAGCCTGGAGGACGGGACCCAGAGGGAGGAGGCCATCCCCCTCTACGGGGGCAAGGACGGGGAGCTGGAGGTCGAGCCCCTCCTGCCCAGCGTGGGGGGccaggaggacgaggaggaggagcagggccgcCTGGCCTTGGGCAGGGAGCGCTGCCTCACCCAGGGCTTGCTGAGTGCTGACCGAGAGCCCCAGGGGTGCTGA
- the PCSK7 gene encoding proprotein convertase subtilisin/kexin type 7 isoform X2: MPPWRGQEPSWRAVMEAGLCVHTCLWLLPAWIPLLLLLLPLPSRLAYGAGLPPGVEPCGGAAPCPGQLTWAVHLAVPKSATPSEEQLDRQADQLAQEAGLVNLGRIGELRGHYLFGYRPAGREEPGLAAIQHSAAAVFAQHDSVRWHAQQRLLKRSKRGLHFNDPKFPQQWHLNNDKSPGMDINVTGVWERNVTGRGVTVVVVDDGVEHTIQDIQPNYSPEGSYDLNSNDPDPMPHADEEDGNHHGTRCAGEIAAVSNNSICAVGVAYGSRIAGIRVLDGPLTDSMEAVAFNKHYQINDIYSCSWGPDDDGKTVDGPHQLGKAALQHGVIAGRRGFGSIFVVASGNGGQHSDNCNYDGYANSIYTVTIGAVDEMGSMPFYAEECASMLAVTFSGGDKLMRSIATTDWDLHRATGCTEGHTGTSAAAPLAAGMIALMLQARPCLTWRDVQHIIVFTATKYEDHRASWDTNQAGLSHSHQHGFGLLNAWRLVNAAKVWESVPYLASYVSPTLRESQAIPLEPQQLEVSWNVTEADLGLSGMRTLEHVAVTVTISHPRRGNLEIRLLCPSGMESVIGTARSMDSDPNGFVDWTFSTVRCWGEAAQGTYRLVVRDVGDELLRGGGVLEQWQLTLYGSSWAPAEIQARQRSRSRSPTPSAPTPSRP, translated from the exons ATGCCGCCGTGGAGGGGGCAGGAGCCATCATGGAGGGCTGTGATGGAGGCCGGGTTGTGTGTCCACACGTGCCTTTGGCTGCTCCCAGCCTGGatccctttgctgctgctgctgctgccgctgcccagcAGACTTGCCTATGGGGCAGGACTGCCGCCTGGGGTGGAGCCCTGTGGGGGGGCAGCCCCTTGCCCCGGGCAGCTGACGTGGGCCGTGCACCTGGCTGTGCCCAAGAGCGCCACTCCCTCGGAGGAGCAGCTGGACCGGCAAGCAGACCAACTGGCCCAGGAGGCTGGCCTGGTGAACCTGGGCCGGATCGGGGAGCTCCGGGGCCATTACCTCTTTGGCTACCGGCCAGCAGGCCGTGAGGAGCCGGGCCTGGCGGCCATCCAGCACTCGGCCGCGGCCGTCTTTGCCCAGCACGACAGTGTGAGGTGGCACGCCCAGCAGCGGCTGCTGAAGCGCTCCAAGCGCGGCCTGCACTTCAACGACCCCAAGTTCCCGCAGCAGTGGCACCTG AACAACGACAAGAGCCCCGGGATGGACATCAACGTGACGGGCGTGTGGGAGAGAAACGTGACGGGCCGGGGCgtgacggtggtggtggtggacgaTGGCGTGGAGCACACCATCCAAGACATCCAGCCCAACTAC AGCCCTGAAGGCAGCTACGACTTGAACTCCAACGACCCTGACCCCATGCCCCACGCAGACGAGGAAGACGGCAACCACCATGGGACCCGCTGTGCTGGTGAAATCGCGGCCGTTTCCAACAACAGTATCTGTGCCGTTGGAGTTGCCTACGGGAGCCGGATCGCAG GGATCCGTGTGCTGGACGGGCCGCTCACTGACAGCATGGAGGCCGTTGCCTTCAACAAGCACTACCAGATCAATGACATCTACAGCTGCAG CTGGGGTCCAGATGACGATGGCAAAACTGTGGACGGTCCTCATCAGCTTGGCAAG GCCGCCTTGCAGCATGGTGTGATTGCCGGCCGCCGAGGCTTTGGCAGCATCTTTGTGGTGGCCAGTGGCAACGGAGGGCAGCACAGCGACAACTGCAACTATGACGGCTACGCCAACTCCATCTACACAGTCACCATCG GCGCAGTGGACGAGATGGGCTCCATGCCCTTCTATGCGGAGGAGTGCGCCTCCATGCTGGCGGTGACCTTCAGTGGGGGAGACAAGCTGATGAGGAGCATT GCAACCACTGACTGGGATTTGCACAGGGCAACGGGGTGCACAGAAGGCCACACGGGCACCTCGGCCGCGGCCCCCCTGGCAGCCGGCATGATCGCCCTCATGCTGCAGGCCCGCCCCTGCCTCACCTGGCGGGACGTCCAGCACATCATCGTCTTCACGGCCACGAAG TACGAAGACCACCGGGCCAGCTGGGACACCAACCAGGCCGGACTCAGCCACAGCCACCAGCACGGCTTTGGCTTGCTCAACGCCTGGAGGCTGGTCAACGCGGCCAAG GTCTGGGAGTCCGTCCCCTACTTGGCCTCCTACGTCAGCCCCACTTTGAGGGAGAGCCAAGCCATCCCTCTGGAGCCCCAGCAGCTGGAAGTCTCCTGGAATG tcacaGAAGCTGACCTGGGGCTGTCGGGCATGCGCACCCTGGAGCACGTGGCCGTGACAGTCACCATCAGCCACCCTCGACGCGGCAACCTGGAGATCCGCCTCCTCTGCCCCAGCGGCATGGAGTCCGTGATCGGGACCGCGCGCAGCATGGACTC AGATCCCAACGGCTTTGTGGACTGGACCTTCTCCACGGTGCGCTGTTGGGGTGAGGCGGCCCAGGGCACCTACCGCCTCGTGGTCCGTGATGTGG gggaCGAGCTGctgcgaggaggaggagtgctggaGCAGTGGCAGCTGACGCTCTACGGCTCCTCGTGGGCCCCGGCCGAGATCCAGGCGCGGCAGAG ATCTCGGAGCAGGAGCCCTACACCATCAGCACCAACACCCTCAAG ACCCTGA
- the PCSK7 gene encoding proprotein convertase subtilisin/kexin type 7 isoform X3, which translates to MPPWRGQEPSWRAVMEAGLCVHTCLWLLPAWIPLLLLLLPLPSRLAYGAGLPPGVEPCGGAAPCPGQLTWAVHLAVPKSATPSEEQLDRQADQLAQEAGLVNLGRIGELRGHYLFGYRPAGREEPGLAAIQHSAAAVFAQHDSVRWHAQQRLLKRSKRGLHFNDPKFPQQWHLNNDKSPGMDINVTGVWERNVTGRGVTVVVVDDGVEHTIQDIQPNYSPEGSYDLNSNDPDPMPHADEEDGNHHGTRCAGEIAAVSNNSICAVGVAYGSRIAGIRVLDGPLTDSMEAVAFNKHYQINDIYSCSWGPDDDGKTVDGPHQLGKAALQHGVIAGRRGFGSIFVVASGNGGQHSDNCNYDGYANSIYTVTIGAVDEMGSMPFYAEECASMLAVTFSGGDKLMRSIATTDWDLHRATGCTEGHTGTSAAAPLAAGMIALMLQARPCLTWRDVQHIIVFTATKYEDHRASWDTNQAGLSHSHQHGFGLLNAWRLVNAAKVWESVPYLASYVSPTLRESQAIPLEPQQLEVSWNVTEADLGLSGMRTLEHVAVTVTISHPRRGNLEIRLLCPSGMESVIGTARSMDSDPNGFVDWTFSTVRCWGEAAQGTYRLVVRDVGDELLRGGGVLEQWQLTLYGSSWAPAEIQARQR; encoded by the exons ATGCCGCCGTGGAGGGGGCAGGAGCCATCATGGAGGGCTGTGATGGAGGCCGGGTTGTGTGTCCACACGTGCCTTTGGCTGCTCCCAGCCTGGatccctttgctgctgctgctgctgccgctgcccagcAGACTTGCCTATGGGGCAGGACTGCCGCCTGGGGTGGAGCCCTGTGGGGGGGCAGCCCCTTGCCCCGGGCAGCTGACGTGGGCCGTGCACCTGGCTGTGCCCAAGAGCGCCACTCCCTCGGAGGAGCAGCTGGACCGGCAAGCAGACCAACTGGCCCAGGAGGCTGGCCTGGTGAACCTGGGCCGGATCGGGGAGCTCCGGGGCCATTACCTCTTTGGCTACCGGCCAGCAGGCCGTGAGGAGCCGGGCCTGGCGGCCATCCAGCACTCGGCCGCGGCCGTCTTTGCCCAGCACGACAGTGTGAGGTGGCACGCCCAGCAGCGGCTGCTGAAGCGCTCCAAGCGCGGCCTGCACTTCAACGACCCCAAGTTCCCGCAGCAGTGGCACCTG AACAACGACAAGAGCCCCGGGATGGACATCAACGTGACGGGCGTGTGGGAGAGAAACGTGACGGGCCGGGGCgtgacggtggtggtggtggacgaTGGCGTGGAGCACACCATCCAAGACATCCAGCCCAACTAC AGCCCTGAAGGCAGCTACGACTTGAACTCCAACGACCCTGACCCCATGCCCCACGCAGACGAGGAAGACGGCAACCACCATGGGACCCGCTGTGCTGGTGAAATCGCGGCCGTTTCCAACAACAGTATCTGTGCCGTTGGAGTTGCCTACGGGAGCCGGATCGCAG GGATCCGTGTGCTGGACGGGCCGCTCACTGACAGCATGGAGGCCGTTGCCTTCAACAAGCACTACCAGATCAATGACATCTACAGCTGCAG CTGGGGTCCAGATGACGATGGCAAAACTGTGGACGGTCCTCATCAGCTTGGCAAG GCCGCCTTGCAGCATGGTGTGATTGCCGGCCGCCGAGGCTTTGGCAGCATCTTTGTGGTGGCCAGTGGCAACGGAGGGCAGCACAGCGACAACTGCAACTATGACGGCTACGCCAACTCCATCTACACAGTCACCATCG GCGCAGTGGACGAGATGGGCTCCATGCCCTTCTATGCGGAGGAGTGCGCCTCCATGCTGGCGGTGACCTTCAGTGGGGGAGACAAGCTGATGAGGAGCATT GCAACCACTGACTGGGATTTGCACAGGGCAACGGGGTGCACAGAAGGCCACACGGGCACCTCGGCCGCGGCCCCCCTGGCAGCCGGCATGATCGCCCTCATGCTGCAGGCCCGCCCCTGCCTCACCTGGCGGGACGTCCAGCACATCATCGTCTTCACGGCCACGAAG TACGAAGACCACCGGGCCAGCTGGGACACCAACCAGGCCGGACTCAGCCACAGCCACCAGCACGGCTTTGGCTTGCTCAACGCCTGGAGGCTGGTCAACGCGGCCAAG GTCTGGGAGTCCGTCCCCTACTTGGCCTCCTACGTCAGCCCCACTTTGAGGGAGAGCCAAGCCATCCCTCTGGAGCCCCAGCAGCTGGAAGTCTCCTGGAATG tcacaGAAGCTGACCTGGGGCTGTCGGGCATGCGCACCCTGGAGCACGTGGCCGTGACAGTCACCATCAGCCACCCTCGACGCGGCAACCTGGAGATCCGCCTCCTCTGCCCCAGCGGCATGGAGTCCGTGATCGGGACCGCGCGCAGCATGGACTC AGATCCCAACGGCTTTGTGGACTGGACCTTCTCCACGGTGCGCTGTTGGGGTGAGGCGGCCCAGGGCACCTACCGCCTCGTGGTCCGTGATGTGG gggaCGAGCTGctgcgaggaggaggagtgctggaGCAGTGGCAGCTGACGCTCTACGGCTCCTCGTGGGCCCCGGCCGAGATCCAGGCGCGGCAGAGGTAA